A single window of Vibrio alfacsensis DNA harbors:
- a CDS encoding DsbE family thiol:disulfide interchange protein, whose translation MNKKVLFIPLVAFMVLAGIFATQLVRNQEGDDPTKLESVLVGKPVPKFHLEDLAEPGKQYDQSIFKGEPLLLNVWATWCPTCYAEHKYLNELAGNGVKIIGMNYKDDRNKAIGWLNDLGNPYLISLFDGSGMLGLDLGVYGAPETFVIDANGVIRYRHVGDVNPRNWAETLEPLYTQLVEEAKQ comes from the coding sequence ATGAATAAGAAAGTCTTATTTATCCCGTTGGTGGCTTTTATGGTTTTGGCGGGCATCTTCGCAACTCAGTTGGTTCGCAACCAAGAGGGCGATGACCCAACGAAACTAGAGTCTGTACTTGTTGGTAAACCCGTACCGAAGTTTCACTTAGAAGACTTAGCGGAACCTGGTAAGCAATATGACCAGTCGATTTTTAAGGGCGAACCTTTGCTACTCAATGTTTGGGCAACGTGGTGCCCAACCTGTTACGCAGAACACAAGTACCTAAATGAATTGGCGGGCAACGGCGTGAAGATCATCGGTATGAATTATAAAGATGATCGTAATAAAGCGATTGGCTGGTTGAACGATCTTGGCAACCCATACCTGATTAGTCTGTTTGATGGCAGCGGTATGCTTGGTCTGGATCTTGGCGTATACGGCGCGCCGGAAACATTTGTTATTGATGCAAATGGAGTCATTCGTTACCGCCATGTTGGTGATGTGAATCCACGCAATTGGGCGGAAACTCTAGAACCGCTTTATACCCAATTGGTTGAGGAGGCGAAGCAATGA
- the ccmI gene encoding c-type cytochrome biogenesis protein CcmI has protein sequence MTLFWIATVVLTLVACALIALPILKQKANNDEVLRDELNKAFYKDRLSELEEETDEGLVESQDELISDLKQSLLDDIPSEKVQGETKVSPMAVLIPSVVLTVALSYGLYFKFGASQDVIQWQEVTSNLPELSKKLMSASSQPLSEDEMSDLSLALRTRLHYQPEDSTGWLLLGRIALANRDVTTAIDAMEKSYKLDPKDPDVQLGYAQALMLSQDDMDQATARSLLGKLMQQDYVDLRVFSLLAFDAFERQDFPAAIKYWGIMQQMIGPEDSRYEMLGRSIESARKQMGEAVSPDKSVAVTINVAPEAQLDPNAVLIVSVHRADGSPMPVAAARYPLGTFPRTVVLDDGNSMMEGQKLSSLDKLLVRVRVDSDGNVATRDKDWHGESEAVKFGQPVDVTIDKQYQ, from the coding sequence ATGACTCTATTTTGGATTGCTACCGTTGTTCTTACGCTTGTCGCATGTGCACTGATTGCATTACCGATACTCAAGCAAAAAGCCAACAACGATGAAGTGTTGCGTGATGAGCTAAACAAAGCGTTTTATAAAGACCGTCTTTCTGAACTTGAAGAAGAAACCGATGAAGGTTTGGTTGAGAGCCAAGATGAATTGATTTCTGATTTGAAGCAGTCTTTGCTAGATGATATCCCAAGTGAAAAAGTGCAGGGTGAAACTAAAGTCTCGCCAATGGCGGTTTTGATTCCATCTGTAGTGCTAACGGTGGCATTAAGCTATGGCTTGTACTTCAAATTTGGCGCATCACAAGATGTGATTCAATGGCAGGAAGTGACCTCTAATCTTCCTGAGTTGTCTAAGAAGTTGATGTCTGCTTCTTCTCAGCCATTAAGCGAAGATGAAATGTCGGATTTGTCTTTGGCATTGCGTACTCGTCTGCATTACCAACCAGAGGATTCTACGGGTTGGTTATTATTGGGGCGTATTGCGCTAGCAAATCGTGATGTAACCACCGCCATTGATGCGATGGAGAAATCGTACAAGTTGGATCCAAAAGATCCTGATGTTCAGCTTGGCTATGCACAGGCCCTTATGTTGTCACAAGACGATATGGATCAAGCGACGGCACGCTCATTACTTGGCAAACTGATGCAGCAAGATTACGTTGATTTACGCGTCTTCTCACTGCTTGCGTTTGACGCATTTGAACGTCAAGATTTCCCTGCAGCAATTAAGTACTGGGGTATCATGCAGCAAATGATTGGTCCTGAAGACAGTCGTTATGAGATGTTAGGTCGCAGTATTGAAAGTGCGCGTAAGCAGATGGGCGAAGCCGTTTCTCCAGATAAGAGTGTTGCAGTTACGATAAATGTGGCACCGGAAGCGCAATTGGATCCCAATGCGGTGCTGATTGTATCTGTTCATCGCGCTGATGGTTCGCCAATGCCAGTGGCGGCTGCTCGTTACCCATTAGGCACGTTCCCTCGTACCGTGGTACTTGACGATGGCAACTCAATGATGGAAGGGCAAAAACTTTCTTCGTTAGATAAGCTTTTGGTACGAGTGCGTGTCGATTCTGATGGTAACGTTGCAACGCGTGATAAAGATTGGCACGGTGAGAGCGAAGCGGTTAAGTTTGGTCAGCCAGTTGACGTGACGATTGATAAACAGTATCAATAA
- a CDS encoding heme lyase CcmF/NrfE family subunit translates to MIAEIGHFALILSLAMAVLLSILPLWGASNNNTMLMNTARPLSWSMFIMLFFSFVILCWGFYTNDFTLQYVASNSNSQLPWYYRLTAVWGAHEGSLLLWVLIQAAWTVAVATFSRGMPQESVARVLAVMGMISVGFLLFIILTSNPFLRTLPFFPVDGRDLNPLLQDPGLIVHPPMLYMGYVGFSVAFSFAIASLMTGRLDTAWARWSRPWTTAAWVFLTLGIALGSWWAYYELGWGGWWFWDPVENASFMPWLAGTALMHSLAVTEKRGTFKAWTVLLAISAFSLSLLGTFLVRSGILVSVHAFASDPSRGMFILGFLVFVIGGSLLLFAVKGAAVRVRGNFDLVSRENALLANNVLIIAALVVVLVGTLLPLVHKQIGLGSVSIGAPFFDMLFAWLMMPFSFLLGIGPLIRWKRDNLSKLVKPMIVSGILSFGLAAVCVYLFADFFSVMAYIGWVMAIWIISMHGFELYERATHRHRFVEGVRKLQRSHWAMMLGHIGLAVTVIGIAMVQNYSIERDVRLAPGEHFKIYGYDFYFSGLRDKDGPNYDGYIADFEITNDGKYVNTLHAEKRFYRTAKSMMTEAAIDRGITRDLYIAMGERLDDNRSWAVRIYYKPFVRWIWAGSLIMSLGGALAISDRRYRFRKTTKKDGQSKLAEKEV, encoded by the coding sequence ATGATTGCTGAAATCGGTCACTTTGCCCTCATTTTATCGCTTGCGATGGCGGTGCTATTAAGCATTCTGCCGTTATGGGGAGCATCAAACAACAACACAATGCTGATGAACACAGCACGACCACTATCATGGTCGATGTTCATTATGCTGTTTTTCTCTTTCGTCATCTTGTGTTGGGGTTTTTATACTAACGACTTCACGCTGCAATATGTTGCGAGCAACTCAAACAGCCAACTTCCTTGGTACTACCGTTTAACGGCGGTTTGGGGCGCGCACGAGGGTTCATTGTTGCTTTGGGTTCTTATCCAAGCCGCATGGACGGTAGCCGTTGCGACTTTTAGCCGTGGTATGCCGCAAGAATCGGTAGCACGAGTGCTCGCCGTAATGGGTATGATCTCAGTCGGTTTCTTACTGTTCATTATTTTGACTTCTAACCCATTCTTACGCACGTTGCCATTCTTCCCGGTAGACGGTCGAGACTTGAACCCTCTGCTTCAAGACCCTGGTTTGATCGTTCACCCTCCAATGCTATACATGGGTTATGTTGGCTTCTCGGTTGCTTTCTCGTTTGCCATTGCTTCTTTAATGACAGGTCGTCTTGATACGGCTTGGGCACGCTGGTCTCGTCCTTGGACAACCGCTGCATGGGTATTTCTAACACTCGGTATCGCACTAGGCTCTTGGTGGGCATACTACGAACTTGGTTGGGGTGGCTGGTGGTTCTGGGATCCAGTGGAAAACGCATCATTCATGCCTTGGCTAGCGGGTACAGCATTGATGCACTCTCTAGCAGTAACAGAAAAACGCGGTACATTTAAAGCTTGGACTGTACTACTGGCGATCTCTGCATTCTCGTTAAGTTTGCTCGGTACGTTCTTGGTTCGCTCTGGTATTTTGGTCTCCGTACACGCGTTTGCCTCTGATCCATCGCGCGGTATGTTCATTCTTGGTTTCCTAGTGTTCGTTATCGGCGGTTCTTTATTGTTGTTTGCTGTCAAAGGTGCAGCGGTTCGTGTGCGTGGCAACTTCGATTTGGTATCCCGTGAAAACGCATTACTAGCGAATAACGTTCTGATTATTGCCGCGCTTGTGGTTGTCCTTGTCGGCACGCTACTGCCATTGGTTCATAAGCAAATTGGTCTTGGTTCGGTTTCTATTGGTGCGCCATTCTTTGACATGCTATTTGCTTGGTTGATGATGCCATTCTCGTTCTTACTAGGTATTGGTCCACTGATTCGCTGGAAACGAGACAACTTATCTAAGCTTGTTAAGCCGATGATTGTATCTGGCATCTTGTCTTTCGGCTTAGCCGCAGTGTGTGTTTACTTGTTCGCAGATTTCTTCTCAGTGATGGCTTACATTGGTTGGGTAATGGCAATCTGGATCATCTCGATGCATGGTTTTGAGCTATACGAACGCGCAACGCACCGTCATCGCTTTGTCGAGGGCGTACGTAAACTACAACGTAGCCATTGGGCGATGATGCTAGGCCACATTGGTCTTGCTGTTACCGTTATTGGTATTGCGATGGTGCAAAACTACAGCATCGAGCGTGATGTTCGCCTGGCTCCTGGTGAGCACTTTAAGATTTACGGTTACGATTTTTACTTCTCTGGCCTACGCGATAAAGACGGTCCGAACTACGATGGTTACATCGCGGATTTTGAAATCACTAACGATGGTAAATATGTGAATACCCTCCATGCGGAGAAGCGTTTTTACCGAACAGCGAAGTCAATGATGACCGAAGCGGCAATCGATCGAGGCATCACTCGCGACTTGTATATTGCGATGGGTGAGCGTTTGGATGACAACCGTTCTTGGGCTGTACGTATTTACTACAAACCATTTGTTCGTTGGATTTGGGCTGGTTCTTTGATTATGTCTCTAGGTGGTGCTTTAGCTATCTCAGACAGACGTTACCGCTTTCGTAAAACAACGAAGAAAGACGGGCAATCAAAGCTAGCGGAGAAGGAAGTATAA
- a CDS encoding DUF3379 domain-containing protein, producing the protein MDDLEFRRRILSDPKQKDEALSKVMAENETNSKFVDDVLDLDLKIKQAMNIDVPEDLADKILFSQTSSALDDKKVLKPNFARKAVALAASVAFTAGLLIGQINWGSLIVSPAHASLADTAIKHVVHEEAFIRHLDENVPSAQINAKMSPFDYQFTNGFPYHVYYLNHCGFGDSNALHMVFQGQYGKVTLFLTGIESDNAKAFNKDGMTGVVEPIGNTSMILVGEKGEDVKAIAAKILPLIKPMS; encoded by the coding sequence ATGGATGATTTAGAATTTCGTCGTCGTATTTTGTCGGATCCAAAACAAAAAGACGAAGCGCTATCAAAAGTGATGGCTGAAAACGAAACAAACAGTAAGTTTGTTGACGACGTTTTGGATCTCGACCTAAAAATAAAGCAAGCGATGAACATCGATGTGCCGGAAGACTTAGCAGATAAGATCTTGTTCAGTCAAACATCGAGCGCGCTAGATGATAAGAAAGTCCTTAAACCAAACTTTGCCCGCAAAGCCGTGGCATTGGCCGCATCAGTAGCGTTTACTGCGGGGCTGCTGATTGGCCAAATAAACTGGGGAAGCCTCATAGTTTCACCGGCGCACGCGAGCTTAGCTGATACCGCTATTAAGCATGTCGTTCACGAGGAAGCGTTTATTCGTCATCTCGATGAAAACGTTCCGAGCGCACAAATCAACGCTAAAATGTCACCGTTTGATTACCAGTTTACCAATGGATTCCCTTACCACGTGTATTACCTCAATCATTGTGGGTTCGGTGATTCCAATGCGTTACACATGGTTTTCCAGGGGCAATATGGCAAAGTCACTCTGTTCTTAACGGGGATCGAAAGTGACAATGCAAAGGCATTTAATAAGGACGGAATGACAGGTGTTGTTGAGCCAATAGGCAACACAAGCATGATTCTTGTTGGTGAGAAAGGTGAAGATGTAAAAGCTATTGCAGCTAAGATCCTCCCTCTCATCAAACCAATGTCCTAA
- a CDS encoding VacJ family lipoprotein, with protein MYNKGKSILLLLFAVGLAGCSTAPDKAVTEDNETNQTTAGVYDPLESFNRAMWDINYDYLDPYLVRPVSLAYVGYTPVPIRSGIANFLANLDEPASVVNNLIMGNGGKAVDHFNRFWINSTFGVLGVFDIATAAGITKYDNKAFSDAVGHYGVGNGPYFMIPGYGPYTLREVTDTVDGLYPVLSYVNFWAGLGKWALEGMEKRALLVPQEAQLEASPDPYVLTRDVYIQRQDFKAEINNTDDVDEDEEAYLDEYLEEDF; from the coding sequence ATGTATAACAAGGGTAAATCCATCTTGTTGTTGCTGTTTGCAGTTGGGCTGGCAGGGTGCTCAACCGCACCAGACAAAGCAGTAACAGAAGACAATGAAACAAATCAGACGACTGCGGGTGTTTATGATCCGTTAGAAAGCTTTAACCGTGCGATGTGGGATATCAACTACGATTATCTAGACCCGTACTTGGTTCGCCCAGTTTCACTGGCGTATGTTGGGTATACGCCCGTTCCAATTCGTTCTGGTATCGCTAATTTTCTCGCAAACTTAGATGAACCAGCGAGCGTGGTGAACAACCTTATCATGGGTAACGGCGGCAAAGCGGTCGATCATTTCAACCGTTTTTGGATTAACTCGACGTTTGGTGTTTTGGGCGTGTTCGACATTGCAACCGCCGCTGGCATTACCAAATATGACAACAAAGCGTTTAGTGATGCGGTTGGTCACTATGGTGTCGGTAATGGCCCATACTTTATGATTCCAGGCTATGGTCCTTATACTTTGCGTGAGGTGACGGATACCGTTGATGGTTTATACCCAGTACTGTCATATGTAAACTTTTGGGCAGGCTTAGGCAAGTGGGCGCTAGAGGGCATGGAGAAACGTGCTTTATTGGTGCCACAAGAAGCTCAACTGGAAGCATCACCAGATCCATACGTACTGACGCGTGATGTGTATATTCAGAGACAAGACTTTAAGGCGGAAATCAACAATACGGATGACGTCGATGAAGATGAAGAAGCGTACTTAGATGAGTATCTAGAAGAAGATTTCTGA
- a CDS encoding sigma-70 family RNA polymerase sigma factor — protein MDRQRKYEALVRGYHRDLYRYAYWLCRDKAIAEDLVQETCLRAWKSLDSLQDEKAAKSWLITILRRENARRFERKQFDLVDIDDYGNDAKVNDDPHHQQEWLQAQIMKLDVDYREPLFLQVVGGFSGEEIGEILELNKNTVMTRLFRARNQLKEMLDSQNTQRGQKNG, from the coding sequence ATGGACAGACAAAGAAAATACGAAGCGCTCGTTAGAGGCTATCACCGAGATTTATATCGCTATGCCTACTGGCTATGTCGAGATAAAGCGATTGCAGAAGATTTAGTGCAAGAAACCTGTTTGCGCGCTTGGAAGTCACTCGACAGTCTTCAAGATGAAAAAGCAGCGAAATCTTGGCTTATCACCATATTAAGACGAGAAAATGCTCGCCGATTTGAACGAAAACAATTTGATTTGGTGGATATCGATGATTATGGCAATGATGCCAAAGTCAACGATGATCCTCACCATCAACAGGAATGGCTACAAGCTCAGATCATGAAGCTGGACGTGGATTATCGCGAGCCGCTATTCCTACAAGTTGTTGGAGGGTTCAGTGGTGAAGAGATCGGAGAGATCTTAGAGCTCAATAAGAACACGGTCATGACTCGCCTTTTCCGAGCCCGTAATCAATTAAAAGAGATGTTGGATTCTCAAAATACTCAAAGAGGACAAAAGAATGGATGA
- a CDS encoding cytochrome c-type biogenesis protein encodes MKKFILAAFAAMTFSIAAHAAIEVYEFDNLQQEQQFKELGHTLRCPKCQNNTISDSNAELAQDLRHKVYEMTKEGKSKDEIVDYMIARYGNFVTYNPPFTMATAILWLGPFAVVLGGFGLIVLRSRKSKALAAQDSEEEWDAEKEARLKSLLEEENNGDKK; translated from the coding sequence ATGAAAAAGTTTATCTTAGCCGCTTTCGCCGCGATGACATTTTCGATTGCTGCTCATGCGGCGATCGAGGTGTATGAGTTTGATAATTTGCAGCAAGAGCAGCAGTTCAAAGAACTAGGGCACACCTTGCGCTGCCCTAAATGTCAGAACAATACGATTTCAGACTCTAATGCTGAACTCGCGCAAGACTTACGTCATAAGGTTTATGAAATGACCAAAGAGGGTAAGTCTAAAGACGAGATTGTTGACTATATGATTGCTCGCTACGGCAACTTCGTGACTTACAATCCTCCGTTCACTATGGCGACGGCGATTTTGTGGCTTGGTCCATTTGCGGTTGTTTTAGGTGGTTTTGGCTTGATCGTACTACGTAGCCGCAAGTCAAAAGCGCTGGCTGCACAAGATAGTGAAGAAGAATGGGACGCAGAGAAAGAAGCGCGCCTTAAATCACTACTTGAAGAAGAGAATAACGGAGATAAGAAGTAA
- a CDS encoding outer membrane protein transport protein yields MKTNKTLLSTAVAFSLLSASGIANAAGFQLAEYSATGLGRAYAGEAAMADNASSQWRNPAMLTYLEGTQVSVGAIYVNPNIDVDGTSTYIDGPHPASSHDFAHDAIIPNFYLSHQYNDKLAVGFALGTNYGMETDLGKDFAAANFGNQASVFSMEANLNAAYKLNEQLSIGGGVRYIMADGSIGAVMPPQMKPLAGKTLKYMEGDDKAWGWQIGAAWQINDNNRIGFAYKSEVELNLQGHAEGLGFNLVAPVVKPRYNGSMELTLPATAELASFHQLNDQLAIHTSINWTDWSSFKELVANIPEFGDKSDQLVKTENWKDNYRFAVGTTYQLDQKWTLRSGVAYDMSAVDDKYRTTTIPETDRVWLSVGAGYEWSKNLTLDAGFTYIFAKDAPISEPRDSSDNAAAAFGGKFEGEVTGNVWLIGVQANYTF; encoded by the coding sequence ATGAAAACCAACAAGACTCTCCTATCTACAGCAGTGGCATTCAGCCTACTTAGCGCTTCTGGTATCGCCAATGCGGCAGGCTTCCAACTTGCAGAATACTCTGCGACTGGTCTAGGCCGTGCATACGCAGGTGAAGCAGCAATGGCAGATAACGCAAGCTCACAGTGGCGCAACCCGGCAATGCTGACTTACCTAGAAGGTACACAGGTGTCTGTTGGTGCGATTTATGTAAACCCTAATATTGATGTGGATGGTACATCGACTTATATCGATGGCCCGCATCCAGCAAGCTCACACGACTTTGCCCATGATGCCATCATTCCAAACTTTTACCTTTCTCATCAATACAATGACAAGCTAGCGGTTGGTTTTGCACTTGGCACCAACTACGGCATGGAAACCGACCTAGGTAAAGATTTTGCCGCGGCAAACTTTGGTAACCAAGCGAGTGTGTTCTCGATGGAAGCAAACCTAAATGCGGCCTACAAACTGAACGAACAACTAAGCATTGGTGGTGGTGTTCGTTACATCATGGCGGATGGTAGTATTGGCGCTGTCATGCCTCCTCAAATGAAACCACTAGCTGGCAAAACACTTAAGTATATGGAAGGTGACGACAAAGCATGGGGTTGGCAAATCGGTGCTGCGTGGCAAATCAATGACAACAATCGCATTGGTTTTGCTTACAAATCTGAAGTTGAATTAAATCTTCAAGGACATGCGGAAGGTCTAGGCTTCAATCTTGTAGCGCCAGTTGTTAAACCACGCTACAACGGCTCAATGGAACTAACACTCCCTGCTACCGCAGAACTAGCAAGCTTCCACCAACTAAATGATCAACTTGCGATTCACACAAGCATCAACTGGACAGATTGGAGCAGCTTTAAAGAGCTAGTGGCTAATATTCCGGAGTTTGGCGATAAATCAGACCAATTAGTAAAAACTGAAAATTGGAAAGACAACTACCGCTTTGCTGTAGGTACAACCTATCAACTTGACCAAAAATGGACGCTGCGATCAGGCGTTGCTTACGATATGTCAGCCGTTGATGACAAATACCGTACTACAACAATTCCAGAGACGGACCGCGTATGGCTAAGTGTTGGCGCAGGTTACGAATGGTCTAAGAACCTAACTCTAGACGCTGGTTTTACTTACATCTTTGCTAAAGATGCACCAATCAGCGAGCCTCGTGATTCTTCTGACAACGCTGCCGCAGCATTCGGTGGTAAATTCGAAGGTGAAGTGACGGGCAACGTGTGGCTAATTGGTGTTCAAGCGAACTACACGTTCTAA
- the ccmE gene encoding cytochrome c maturation protein CcmE, which translates to MNPRRKKRLGIILAIFIGISATVGLMLYALNQNMDLFYTPTELVNGKPDGSKPEVGQRLRIGGMVVEGSVRRDPESLKVRFDLHDVGPKVTIVYEGILPDLFREGQGIVAQGVLENATTVKAFEVLAKHDEEYMPPEIAEAMKKTHEPLQYTTEQKQGSGQ; encoded by the coding sequence ATGAACCCGAGACGTAAAAAGAGGCTAGGTATTATTTTAGCCATTTTTATCGGTATCAGTGCCACGGTTGGTTTGATGCTTTATGCACTTAACCAAAACATGGATCTCTTCTATACGCCGACAGAGCTTGTTAACGGTAAGCCTGATGGCAGCAAGCCAGAGGTTGGTCAACGTCTGCGTATTGGCGGTATGGTTGTAGAGGGTTCTGTTCGCCGTGATCCTGAGTCTCTAAAAGTTCGTTTTGATTTGCACGATGTTGGTCCGAAAGTGACTATCGTTTACGAGGGGATTCTTCCTGACTTGTTCCGTGAGGGGCAGGGCATTGTTGCTCAAGGTGTTTTAGAGAATGCAACAACAGTAAAAGCGTTCGAAGTTCTTGCGAAACACGATGAAGAGTACATGCCACCAGAGATCGCAGAAGCGATGAAGAAAACGCATGAACCTTTGCAATACACAACCGAACAGAAACAAGGAAGCGGCCAATGA
- a CDS encoding outer membrane protein transport protein, whose product MTQNTRLFKKTLLAVTVAMASGQAMAAGFQLNAQSATGIGRAFAGDAVIADNASVMARNPAAMALFDKTELSLGFESITSLIEVKDATYRNNLPMLGGKPPIVADVPDTDDVGGTSIAPNIHLIVPVNEKFAWGVNAYSNFGTKTEFSDDYIASEYGGLTDVKSFNFGLAGSYRLNDQWSFGAGLDLIYGQGTMKRGNPGIFGAAPYALNVDKADGFAVGFNVGTVYELDENNRFGFAYRYSPEFEAEDDKGQKITLPLPDIAEFSGYHKIEDTKFAVHYSIQYIGWSAFEKIEFRNLDASSSPIGGASGAYDKDYQWQDGWHYAIGGTYYLNNDWTLRTGYMYDTSAQDSLTSISVPDSDRQWLSAGFTYHIDTKSNVDFGFTYLMGDKVDVEESIKVGNLTATSVNATTQADAILVGLQYSRSF is encoded by the coding sequence ATGACTCAGAATACGCGTCTGTTCAAGAAGACTCTCCTAGCAGTGACGGTTGCAATGGCATCTGGTCAAGCAATGGCAGCTGGTTTCCAGCTAAACGCACAATCAGCGACTGGTATCGGTCGTGCATTCGCAGGTGATGCGGTAATTGCAGATAACGCTTCTGTAATGGCACGTAACCCTGCAGCAATGGCTCTATTTGATAAAACTGAGCTATCTCTTGGTTTTGAAAGCATTACTTCACTTATCGAAGTGAAAGATGCAACATATCGTAATAATTTACCTATGTTAGGTGGGAAACCACCTATCGTAGCAGATGTTCCCGACACAGATGACGTAGGCGGTACATCAATCGCACCAAACATCCACCTCATTGTTCCTGTTAATGAAAAATTTGCTTGGGGTGTGAATGCTTACTCAAACTTTGGTACTAAAACTGAATTTTCAGATGACTACATTGCATCTGAATACGGCGGTCTAACAGATGTTAAGAGCTTCAACTTTGGTCTTGCTGGTTCATATCGTCTAAACGATCAATGGAGCTTTGGCGCAGGCTTAGATCTAATCTACGGCCAAGGTACAATGAAGCGCGGTAACCCTGGTATTTTTGGTGCTGCACCTTATGCACTAAACGTTGACAAAGCTGATGGTTTTGCAGTTGGCTTTAATGTAGGTACAGTCTACGAATTAGATGAAAATAACCGTTTTGGTTTTGCTTACCGCTACAGCCCAGAGTTTGAAGCTGAAGATGATAAAGGCCAAAAAATCACGCTCCCATTGCCAGACATTGCAGAATTCTCTGGTTACCACAAAATTGAAGATACTAAATTTGCGGTTCACTACTCTATCCAGTACATCGGTTGGAGTGCGTTTGAGAAAATCGAATTCCGTAATCTAGATGCTTCATCTTCACCTATCGGTGGTGCTAGTGGTGCATATGATAAAGATTACCAGTGGCAAGATGGTTGGCACTACGCAATTGGCGGTACTTACTACCTAAACAACGATTGGACGCTGCGTACGGGTTATATGTACGACACAAGTGCACAAGATAGTTTGACCTCAATTTCTGTACCAGATTCCGATCGTCAATGGCTATCTGCAGGCTTTACTTACCACATCGATACTAAATCTAACGTTGACTTTGGCTTTACTTACCTAATGGGTGATAAAGTTGATGTAGAAGAATCAATTAAAGTAGGCAACCTCACGGCTACGTCAGTAAATGCTACAACTCAAGCTGATGCAATCCTAGTCGGCTTACAATACAGCCGCAGCTTCTAA